One genomic segment of Natrononativus amylolyticus includes these proteins:
- a CDS encoding DUF7123 family protein, translating to MSTATVPDLTTKQRQILQYLRENAATKTYFKSRLIGEELGMTAKEVGSNMTTLQEGSYDVHIEKWGYSSSTTWKVDA from the coding sequence ATGAGCACTGCAACGGTTCCCGACCTCACCACCAAACAGCGCCAGATTCTCCAGTACCTCCGGGAGAACGCGGCGACGAAGACGTACTTCAAGTCGCGGCTCATCGGCGAGGAGCTCGGTATGACGGCGAAAGAGGTCGGATCGAACATGACGACCCTCCAGGAGGGGAGCTACGACGTCCACATCGAAAAGTGGGGCTACTCCTCGAGTACGACCTGGAAAGTCGACGCCTGA
- the yjjX gene encoding inosine/xanthosine triphosphatase, with translation MHVAVGSTNPVKVAAVERALERYEPTVSSVDVDSGVAEQPRSVAETIDGAETRARRALESGAEYGVGLEGGVATIDTAPGLYLIMWAAVTDGDRTGRGAGPSLALPERIAGRLDDGAELGPVMDEYLGTTGIARDAGAVGALTDGLIDRTDALAAAVACAAAPFVTSHYE, from the coding sequence ATGCACGTCGCAGTCGGAAGCACCAACCCGGTGAAGGTCGCCGCCGTCGAACGCGCCCTCGAGCGGTACGAGCCGACCGTCTCGAGCGTCGACGTCGATTCGGGCGTCGCCGAACAGCCCCGCTCGGTCGCCGAGACGATCGACGGCGCGGAAACCCGCGCCCGGCGGGCGCTCGAGTCGGGGGCGGAGTACGGCGTCGGACTCGAGGGCGGCGTCGCCACGATCGACACCGCACCGGGGCTGTACCTCATCATGTGGGCCGCCGTCACCGACGGCGACCGGACGGGACGGGGCGCCGGGCCGAGCCTGGCGCTGCCGGAACGGATCGCCGGTCGACTCGACGACGGCGCCGAACTAGGTCCGGTGATGGACGAGTACCTCGGGACGACCGGTATCGCCCGGGACGCGGGGGCCGTCGGCGCGCTGACGGACGGGCTGATCGACCGAACCGACGCGCTCGCGGCGGCGGTCGCGTGTGCGGCCGCGCCGTTCGTCACGAGCCATTACGAGTGA
- a CDS encoding NfeD family protein, with translation MLELLVENMPLTLLAAGLVLMALEALSPGAHLIVIGVALVGAGLVGVLFPPAAAPLVLAALTLVIGAAAAYVYREFDFYGGKGTAQTKDSSALSGATGYVTETVTTRGGEVKLDKGGFAPYYSARTTSGSIEEGEEVIVLDPGGGNVLTVEAMGAIESDEIDRALARGAEESAESTGDARADESATETEKTR, from the coding sequence ATGCTCGAACTTCTCGTCGAGAATATGCCGCTCACGCTGCTGGCGGCCGGACTCGTGCTGATGGCGCTCGAGGCGCTCTCCCCCGGTGCACACCTGATCGTCATCGGCGTCGCACTGGTCGGCGCGGGGCTGGTCGGGGTGTTGTTCCCGCCGGCGGCCGCACCGCTCGTTCTCGCCGCGCTGACGCTGGTCATCGGCGCCGCGGCGGCCTACGTCTACCGCGAGTTCGACTTCTACGGGGGGAAGGGAACCGCCCAGACGAAGGACTCGAGCGCGCTCTCGGGGGCGACCGGCTACGTCACCGAGACGGTGACTACGCGGGGCGGCGAGGTCAAACTCGACAAGGGCGGATTCGCACCCTACTACAGCGCCCGAACGACCAGCGGCAGCATCGAGGAGGGCGAGGAGGTCATCGTCCTCGATCCGGGCGGCGGGAACGTGCTGACCGTCGAGGCGATGGGCGCCATCGAAAGCGACGAGATCGACCGCGCGCTCGCACGCGGTGCCGAGGAGTCGGCGGAGTCGACCGGCGACGCTCGAGCGGACGAGTCGGCGACGGAGACCGAAAAAACGCGGTGA
- the pyk gene encoding pyruvate kinase: MRNAKIVCTLGPASDDRSTIRTLAEAGMSVARLNASHGSAEDRADLIARVKSVDEGTDFPVATMLDMQGPEIRTAPLPGGETVTLETGSEITFREGEEATAGTVGLSLAVDGVEAGDRILLDDGLIETTVVDVDGGTIRARVDTGGELGGRKGVNVPGVDLDLDIVTEKDRRDLELAAEADVDFVAASFVRDAADVYEVSEALEAFGADIPIVSKIERAGAVENLDEIIDASHGIMVARGDLGVECPMEDVPMIQKRIIRKCQNAGRPVITATEMLDSMVHARRPTRAEASDVANAVLDGTDAVMLSAETAVGDHPVAVVEAMDSIVREVEGSAEYDEVLEQRVPTAGEARTDALARSARYLARDIGADAIVAATESGYTALKTAKYRPGVPVVASTPSHRVRRQLALAWGVNALYAQVSDQGADAVVEKAVQAALDAGVAQSGDTVVVLCGMMTELEGANTTNMLKVHVAADALATGRVVVGGRAAGPIARLDDGDLSAIPDGAILALDTGFDDEFQGDLERIGGIIDARPGMTGYPALVAREMDVPMVSGADVSSLESGQIATIDGERGVVYGGDIGARER, from the coding sequence ATGAGAAACGCGAAAATCGTGTGCACGCTCGGGCCGGCCTCCGACGACAGGTCGACGATCCGCACACTCGCAGAGGCGGGGATGTCCGTCGCCCGCCTGAACGCGAGCCACGGCAGCGCCGAGGACCGGGCCGACCTGATCGCGCGAGTCAAAAGCGTCGACGAGGGCACGGATTTTCCCGTCGCGACGATGCTCGACATGCAGGGTCCGGAGATCAGAACCGCCCCGCTTCCGGGCGGGGAGACGGTTACCCTCGAGACCGGTTCGGAGATCACCTTCCGCGAGGGCGAGGAGGCGACGGCCGGGACCGTCGGCCTCTCGCTGGCCGTCGACGGCGTCGAAGCCGGCGACCGCATCCTCCTCGACGACGGGTTGATCGAGACGACGGTGGTCGACGTCGACGGCGGGACCATCCGCGCGCGAGTCGACACCGGCGGCGAGCTCGGCGGGCGAAAGGGCGTCAACGTTCCGGGCGTCGACCTCGACCTCGACATCGTCACCGAGAAGGACCGGCGGGATCTCGAACTCGCCGCCGAGGCGGACGTCGACTTCGTCGCCGCAAGTTTCGTCCGGGACGCGGCGGACGTCTACGAGGTCAGCGAGGCACTCGAGGCGTTCGGCGCAGATATTCCGATCGTCTCGAAGATCGAGCGGGCGGGCGCCGTCGAGAACTTAGACGAGATCATCGACGCCTCCCACGGGATCATGGTCGCCCGCGGCGACCTCGGCGTCGAGTGTCCGATGGAGGACGTGCCGATGATCCAGAAGCGGATCATCCGGAAGTGCCAGAACGCGGGACGACCCGTGATCACGGCGACCGAGATGCTGGACTCGATGGTCCACGCCAGGCGGCCGACGCGCGCGGAGGCCTCGGACGTGGCCAACGCCGTCCTCGACGGCACCGACGCGGTGATGCTCTCGGCGGAGACGGCCGTCGGCGACCACCCCGTCGCCGTCGTCGAGGCGATGGACAGCATCGTCCGCGAGGTCGAGGGGTCGGCTGAGTACGACGAGGTGCTCGAGCAGCGCGTCCCCACCGCCGGCGAGGCCCGGACCGACGCGCTCGCCCGGTCCGCCCGGTATCTCGCCCGGGACATCGGCGCGGACGCGATCGTCGCGGCCACCGAATCCGGCTACACGGCGCTCAAAACCGCGAAGTACCGCCCCGGCGTGCCGGTCGTCGCCTCGACGCCGAGCCACCGCGTCCGCCGCCAGCTCGCGCTCGCCTGGGGAGTCAACGCGCTGTACGCCCAGGTTTCCGACCAGGGCGCCGACGCCGTCGTCGAGAAGGCGGTGCAGGCGGCCCTCGACGCCGGCGTCGCCCAGAGCGGCGACACGGTCGTCGTCCTCTGTGGGATGATGACCGAACTCGAGGGCGCGAACACGACGAACATGCTGAAAGTCCACGTCGCCGCCGACGCGCTCGCGACCGGCCGGGTCGTCGTCGGCGGTCGCGCCGCGGGGCCGATCGCCAGGCTCGACGACGGCGACCTCTCGGCGATTCCCGACGGGGCGATTCTGGCGCTCGATACGGGGTTCGACGACGAGTTCCAGGGCGACCTCGAGCGCATCGGCGGGATCATCGACGCGCGCCCCGGGATGACCGGGTACCCGGCGCTCGTCGCCCGTGAGATGGACGTTCCGATGGTGAGCGGCGCCGACGTCTCGAGCCTCGAGTCCGGGCAGATCGCCACGATCGACGGCGAGCGCGGCGTCGTCTACGGCGGGGACATCGGGGCTCGAGAGCGGTGA
- a CDS encoding winged helix-turn-helix transcriptional regulator — MTAPDGVDEQKRATLRRFAAVGAAAPLARFSDSAAAETGESDARDAIVGYLSATPGAHFSKIRDDLQLGTGETQHHLRRLEESGLIERYRDGDYKRFVPADRFDEFEKATLGYLRRDTPRGMLIELLRTPDATGGDLASALGVSAPTVSKYAGKLEEAGVLSREDGYAVERPETVLLLVVRYADSFDQRASALAANADTLLRYDG, encoded by the coding sequence ATGACCGCTCCTGACGGGGTCGACGAACAGAAACGGGCGACCCTGCGCCGGTTCGCCGCCGTCGGCGCCGCCGCTCCGCTTGCGCGTTTTTCCGATTCAGCGGCCGCCGAGACCGGCGAGAGCGACGCTCGAGACGCCATCGTCGGCTACCTTTCGGCGACGCCCGGCGCTCACTTCTCGAAGATCCGCGACGATCTCCAGCTCGGCACCGGCGAGACACAACACCACCTCCGCCGGCTCGAAGAGAGTGGCCTCATCGAGCGCTACCGCGACGGCGACTACAAGCGGTTCGTTCCCGCGGATCGGTTCGACGAGTTCGAGAAGGCGACCCTCGGCTACCTCCGCCGGGATACGCCGCGCGGAATGCTGATCGAACTGCTGCGGACGCCCGACGCCACCGGCGGCGACCTCGCGAGCGCCCTCGGCGTCTCCGCGCCGACGGTGAGCAAGTACGCCGGCAAACTCGAGGAAGCGGGTGTCCTCTCTCGGGAGGACGGCTACGCGGTCGAGCGCCCGGAGACGGTCCTCCTGCTCGTCGTGCGGTACGCCGACTCGTTCGACCAGCGGGCCAGCGCGCTCGCGGCTAACGCGGACACCCTGCTCCGGTACGACGGCTGA
- a CDS encoding transcription initiation factor IIB, which produces MTNAPPTTRVRRSDQAETETETEDSSVSCPECTGHLVVDDEHGETVCEDCGLVVDEKSVDRGPEWRAFDAAEKNKKSRVGAPTTNTMHDKGLSTNIDWRNKDAYGNSLGSRQREKMQRLRKWNERFRTRDSKERNLKQALGEIDRMASALGLPTNVRETASVIYRRALNEDLLPGRSIEGVSTSCVYAAARQAGVPRSLDEIADVSRVEKNEIARTYRYVVRELGLEVQPADPESYVPRFASGLDLSDEAEHRARSLLQNAKEKGVHSGKSPVGLAAAAVYAAALLTNEKTTQAAVSDVADISEVTIRNRYHELLEAEETLGMA; this is translated from the coding sequence ATGACAAACGCACCACCAACTACCAGAGTCCGACGTAGCGATCAAGCGGAGACCGAGACCGAAACCGAAGACAGCAGCGTTTCCTGCCCCGAGTGTACGGGCCACCTCGTCGTCGACGACGAACACGGCGAGACCGTCTGTGAGGACTGCGGACTCGTCGTCGACGAGAAGTCCGTCGACCGCGGCCCGGAGTGGCGTGCGTTCGACGCCGCCGAGAAGAACAAGAAGAGCCGCGTCGGCGCACCAACCACGAACACGATGCACGACAAGGGGCTGTCGACGAACATCGACTGGCGCAACAAGGACGCCTACGGCAACTCCCTGGGCAGCCGCCAGCGCGAGAAGATGCAGCGCCTGCGAAAGTGGAACGAGCGCTTCCGGACCCGTGACTCCAAGGAACGCAACCTCAAGCAGGCCCTCGGCGAGATCGACCGCATGGCGAGCGCGCTGGGCCTCCCGACGAACGTCCGCGAGACCGCCAGCGTGATCTATCGGCGCGCGCTCAACGAGGACCTCCTGCCGGGGCGGTCGATCGAGGGCGTCTCGACGTCCTGCGTCTACGCGGCGGCCCGCCAGGCCGGCGTCCCCCGCAGCTTAGACGAGATCGCCGACGTCAGCCGCGTCGAGAAGAACGAGATCGCCCGCACCTACCGCTACGTCGTCCGCGAACTCGGCCTCGAGGTTCAGCCGGCCGACCCCGAGAGCTACGTCCCGCGCTTCGCGTCGGGGCTCGACCTCTCCGACGAGGCCGAACACCGCGCCCGCTCGCTGCTCCAGAACGCGAAGGAGAAGGGCGTCCACTCGGGCAAGTCGCCGGTCGGGCTGGCCGCAGCGGCCGTCTACGCCGCCGCGTTGCTCACCAACGAGAAGACCACGCAGGCGGCCGTCTCCGACGTCGCCGACATCTCCGAAGTGACGATCCGCAACCGCTACCACGAGCTGCTCGAGGCCGAGGAAACCCTCGGGATGGCGTAA
- a CDS encoding SPFH domain-containing protein yields the protein MVPDLIIMQAAGIGLFVGALVLIVVIAALLSAIEIVNAYEKRALTVFGEYRKLLEPGINLVPPFVSKTYKFDMRTQTLDVPRQEAITRDNSPVTADAVVYIKVMDAKKAFLEVDDYKRAVSNLAQTTLRAVIGDMELDDTLSKREEINARIRTELDEPTDEWGIRVESVEVREVNPSKDVQRAMEQQTSAERKRRAMILEAQGERRSAVETAEGDKQSNIIRAQGEKQSQILEAQGDAISTVLRARAAESMGERAIIDMGMDTLAEIGQSESTTFVLPQELSSMLGRYGKHLSGSDIKENGRVLDSLEFDEETRELIGLDDISEMIGEIDEEADMDVEAMEQEAQAIKEGKDPKNIKDPDEVIEEMSQDFEDASPDSSSD from the coding sequence ATGGTACCCGATCTGATAATCATGCAAGCCGCCGGCATCGGGCTGTTCGTTGGGGCACTCGTGCTCATCGTCGTCATCGCGGCGCTGCTGAGTGCGATCGAGATCGTCAACGCGTACGAAAAGCGCGCGCTGACGGTGTTCGGGGAGTACCGCAAACTGCTCGAGCCCGGTATCAACCTGGTGCCGCCGTTCGTCTCGAAGACGTACAAGTTCGACATGCGAACCCAGACGCTCGACGTCCCGCGCCAGGAGGCGATCACCCGGGACAACTCGCCCGTCACGGCCGATGCCGTCGTCTACATCAAGGTGATGGACGCGAAGAAGGCGTTCCTCGAGGTCGACGACTACAAGCGCGCCGTCTCGAACCTCGCCCAGACGACGCTGCGTGCCGTCATCGGTGACATGGAGCTCGACGACACGCTCTCCAAGCGCGAGGAGATCAACGCCCGGATCCGCACGGAACTCGACGAGCCCACCGACGAGTGGGGGATCCGCGTCGAGAGCGTGGAGGTCCGCGAGGTCAACCCCTCGAAGGACGTCCAGCGCGCGATGGAGCAACAGACCTCCGCGGAGCGCAAACGCCGTGCCATGATCCTCGAGGCCCAGGGTGAACGCCGCAGCGCCGTCGAGACCGCGGAGGGTGACAAGCAGTCGAACATCATCCGCGCCCAGGGTGAAAAGCAGAGCCAGATCTTAGAGGCACAGGGTGACGCCATCTCGACCGTGCTCCGCGCCCGCGCCGCAGAGTCGATGGGAGAACGCGCGATCATCGACATGGGTATGGACACGCTCGCAGAGATCGGTCAGAGCGAGTCGACGACGTTCGTCCTCCCGCAGGAGCTCTCTTCGATGCTCGGCCGCTACGGCAAGCACCTCTCGGGTAGCGACATCAAGGAGAACGGTCGCGTCCTCGACAGCCTCGAGTTCGACGAGGAAACCCGCGAGCTCATCGGGCTCGACGACATCAGCGAGATGATCGGCGAGATCGACGAGGAGGCCGACATGGACGTCGAGGCGATGGAACAGGAGGCTCAGGCGATCAAGGAGGGGAAGGATCCGAAGAACATCAAGGATCCCGACGAGGTCATCGAGGAGATGAGCCAGGACTTCGAGGACGCCTCGCCGGATTCCTCGTCTGACTGA
- a CDS encoding DUF7312 domain-containing protein has protein sequence MAEDPSGDDPDATTEEGGFEFGTVDEKTSEEAWDRTPITPAASDERSDGRPAPEGADDAEDDPYGPEPRSTPVVAGEPSLENAVFVALGAVAMILVIVRVASIAFV, from the coding sequence ATGGCTGAAGACCCGTCCGGCGACGATCCGGACGCCACCACCGAGGAGGGTGGCTTCGAGTTCGGTACGGTCGACGAGAAGACGTCCGAGGAGGCGTGGGACCGGACGCCGATCACGCCGGCAGCCTCCGACGAGCGCTCTGACGGTCGCCCGGCGCCGGAGGGGGCGGACGACGCCGAAGACGACCCGTACGGCCCCGAGCCGCGGTCGACGCCGGTCGTCGCGGGCGAGCCGTCGCTCGAGAACGCGGTCTTCGTCGCTCTCGGCGCCGTCGCCATGATTCTGGTCATCGTCAGGGTCGCCTCGATCGCGTTCGTCTGA